One Ignavibacteria bacterium genomic window carries:
- a CDS encoding ABC transporter substrate-binding protein — protein MKNIKLSSVVYLLVFGVILGGFGLGLAGCNKGGGDTIKVGQFASLTGSEATFGISSDEGLRLAVEEVNSQGGVLGKQIELITEDNRGQTSETQTVVQKLINRDKVVAIIGEVASSRSKAGAPICQQNKIPMISPASTNPEVTAIGDYIFRVCFIDPFQATVMSKFALNSLKVTKVALLIDVKNAYSTGLAENFRRVFTEMGGQVIGEQQYTAGDKDFKAQLTALKNENPQAIFIPGYYTDVNLISIQARELGITIPLFGGDGWESEKLTEGKAANALEGSFFSTHASIDDPNPKIQSFVQKYKAKYGKTPDTMALLAYDAGWILFDAIKRAGSTEGPKIKDAIATTKDFPGVSGTISLNEDRNAVKPAVVMEIKNGKFVYKETIAP, from the coding sequence ATGAAAAATATTAAACTTAGCAGTGTGGTTTATCTTTTGGTGTTTGGAGTTATTCTCGGCGGGTTCGGGCTTGGACTTGCAGGATGCAACAAAGGCGGCGGTGATACAATCAAAGTCGGGCAGTTTGCATCGCTTACGGGAAGTGAAGCTACGTTCGGGATTTCATCTGACGAGGGCTTGCGTCTTGCAGTTGAAGAAGTCAACTCACAGGGCGGAGTGCTCGGAAAACAAATCGAGCTTATCACCGAAGATAACCGCGGACAAACTTCCGAAACTCAGACGGTCGTTCAGAAGCTCATTAACAGGGATAAAGTCGTTGCCATAATCGGCGAGGTTGCATCATCACGAAGCAAAGCAGGCGCACCGATTTGCCAGCAGAATAAAATCCCGATGATTTCTCCGGCTTCGACAAATCCTGAAGTTACCGCTATCGGCGATTATATTTTCAGAGTTTGTTTCATCGACCCGTTTCAGGCAACTGTTATGTCGAAGTTTGCTCTTAACTCTCTGAAGGTTACAAAAGTTGCTTTGCTTATTGACGTTAAGAATGCTTACTCAACAGGTCTTGCGGAAAATTTCAGAAGAGTGTTTACTGAAATGGGCGGACAGGTAATCGGTGAACAGCAATATACCGCAGGTGATAAAGACTTCAAAGCACAGCTTACTGCTTTAAAGAATGAAAACCCGCAGGCGATTTTCATTCCGGGATATTATACGGACGTAAACTTAATTTCAATTCAGGCGCGCGAGCTTGGAATAACGATTCCTCTTTTCGGCGGCGACGGGTGGGAATCCGAAAAGCTTACCGAAGGTAAAGCAGCTAATGCGCTCGAAGGTTCTTTCTTCTCAACTCATGCATCAATAGATGACCCGAATCCGAAGATACAGAGCTTCGTTCAGAAATACAAAGCTAAATACGGAAAAACTCCTGACACTATGGCGCTTCTTGCTTATGACGCAGGATGGATTTTGTTTGATGCAATTAAAAGAGCCGGTTCGACCGAAGGTCCGAAAATCAAGGATGCTATTGCAACCACAAAAGATTTTCCCGGTGTATCGGGAACAATTTCACTTAACGAAGACCGTAATGCAGTAAAACCGGCAGTAGTTATGGAAATCAAAAACGGAAAGTTTGTTTATAAAGAAACAATCGCACCGTAG
- a CDS encoding four helix bundle protein gives MTFNEDLRNRTKKFAISVISLIKDEPKKFEVQIVFNQLLRSATSVAANFRAATRARSKKEFYSKLSIVIEECDEVCFWLEIIIESKLLSSTKTDLLYKEAMELVKIFSSTRKKIREKYL, from the coding sequence ATGACTTTTAACGAAGATTTAAGAAATAGAACTAAAAAATTCGCTATTAGTGTTATTTCACTTATAAAAGATGAACCTAAGAAATTTGAGGTTCAAATAGTTTTTAATCAATTACTAAGATCTGCAACTTCAGTTGCAGCAAATTTTAGAGCTGCTACAAGAGCTCGCTCTAAAAAAGAATTTTATTCAAAGTTATCCATTGTTATCGAAGAATGTGATGAAGTATGTTTTTGGTTGGAGATTATTATTGAATCGAAATTATTAAGCAGTACTAAAACAGATTTGTTATATAAAGAGGCAATGGAATTAGTAAAAATATTTTCTTCAACACGTAAAAAAATCAGAGAGAAATATTTATGA
- a CDS encoding branched-chain amino acid ABC transporter permease, with translation MTEFLQQLINGLSLGAIYALIALGYTMVYGILKFINFAHGEVFMLGAFSGYYLAGLFGVTSPSIVWAVIILILTMVITATIGVIIEKLAYRPLRHSSKLTVLITAIGVSLFLQYGGQLVFGADPKSFPTLIENYNFNIAGVRVSLIQLIVIFFSLFLMLGLRFIVMNTKIGTAIRAVSNNLTAASLMGINIDKVISFTFILGSSMAGAAGILYAISYPSIDPLIGLLPGLKAFIAAVLGGIGNFPGAALGGVLIGIIETLTVGYISPTYRDAIAFAILIIILLFRPSGLLGKKEIEKV, from the coding sequence ATGACAGAGTTTCTTCAACAGCTAATTAACGGACTTTCGCTTGGTGCAATCTATGCACTGATTGCACTTGGCTATACGATGGTTTATGGTATTCTGAAATTCATAAACTTTGCTCACGGCGAGGTGTTTATGCTTGGAGCATTTTCAGGATATTATCTTGCGGGGTTATTCGGAGTAACATCACCGTCTATTGTATGGGCAGTTATTATTTTAATTCTAACGATGGTAATCACCGCAACAATCGGTGTGATAATCGAAAAGCTTGCATACAGACCATTGAGACATTCATCCAAGCTCACTGTGTTGATTACTGCAATCGGAGTATCGCTGTTTTTGCAATACGGCGGACAGCTTGTGTTCGGCGCAGACCCGAAATCTTTCCCGACATTAATCGAAAACTATAATTTTAATATTGCAGGTGTCAGAGTATCGTTGATTCAGCTTATCGTAATTTTCTTCTCGTTGTTTCTGATGCTTGGCTTGAGATTCATTGTAATGAACACAAAAATCGGAACGGCAATCAGAGCGGTTTCGAATAATCTCACAGCAGCATCATTGATGGGAATCAACATAGACAAAGTAATTTCATTCACGTTCATTCTCGGTTCTTCGATGGCAGGCGCAGCAGGTATTTTATATGCAATCAGCTATCCGAGCATCGACCCGTTAATCGGCTTATTACCCGGCTTGAAAGCATTTATTGCAGCGGTTCTTGGCGGTATAGGCAATTTTCCCGGAGCAGCACTTGGAGGAGTATTGATTGGAATAATCGAAACGCTGACGGTTGGATATATTTCACCTACTTACCGCGATGCAATTGCGTTTGCAATTTTGATTATCATTTTATTATTCAGACCATCAGGGCTTTTAGGAAAGAAGGAAATAGAAAAAGTATAA